The DNA sequence CCGGCAATGTCCAAATGCACCCACGGGGTGTCTTCGGCAAACTCGCCAATAAACGCCCCGCCCATAATGGCGTGCCCTTCGCGCCCCGGAGAGTTGTTCAAATCGGCGATTTTGCTGCTTCGCACCCGCTCGCGGTCGTGTTCGGTGATCGGCAGCCGCCAAATGAACTCCCCGGTTTCCATCGATGCTTCCAGCAGCTGCTCAAACAGCGCCTCGTTGTTCGTCATCGCTCCTGTTTTGTCCGTGCCAAGGGCGACGATCACTCCGCCTGTCAGCGTGGCGACATCGATGATATAGCTGGCGCCGTGCTGTTTCGCATAAGTCACCGCATCGGCCAAAATGAGCCGTCCTTCAGCGTCCGTGTTGCGGACTTCGATCGTTTTTCCGGACAGCGATGTGATGACATCATCCGGTTTGAACGCCTCGCCGCTGATCATATTGTCAGTCGCCGGGATGACGGCGAGCACGTTTTGTTCCGGCCGCAGTTCGCCGATCGCTTCCATCGCCCCGAGCACCGCCGCCGCGCCGGCCATATCCGTTTTCATATCAACCATGCTGTCGCGCGGCTTCAGGCAGTAGCCGCCTGTGTCGAACGTCACCCCTTTGCCGACGAGGGCGATCACGTCTTCCCATTTTTCTTTCCCTTGATATTTCAACATGATCAATTTCGGCGGCTGCTTCGACCCTTGGTTGACCGCGAGCAGCGCTCCCATGCCGAGCCGCTCCATGTCTTCTTTCTCCAAAATTTCATAGTCAAAATCGTATCGGTCAGCGAGCTTTACGGCATAATCCGCCAAATCGGACGCCGTCAGCAAATTCCCCGGCGTGTTGACGAGCGTGCGCGCCGAGTTC is a window from the Geobacillus stearothermophilus ATCC 12980 genome containing:
- a CDS encoding leucyl aminopeptidase; amino-acid sequence: MFTVKPLPSVETNEEALVIGLFEGGQPFAGLAGEYDARLGGQLSGLWKEGDISAKRGSIAVIHPLLPAGAKRLYFVGLGKKEELTFARLREVFGKLFRALKQAKRTKAAVALDTFTAGDVDENEAAHALAEAYYLATYEFPGYKQNRRERDYEMKSLTVYTGADAADIEASLFVGSVYGKATNSARTLVNTPGNLLTASDLADYAVKLADRYDFDYEILEKEDMERLGMGALLAVNQGSKQPPKLIMLKYQGKEKWEDVIALVGKGVTFDTGGYCLKPRDSMVDMKTDMAGAAAVLGAMEAIGELRPEQNVLAVIPATDNMISGEAFKPDDVITSLSGKTIEVRNTDAEGRLILADAVTYAKQHGASYIIDVATLTGGVIVALGTDKTGAMTNNEALFEQLLEASMETGEFIWRLPITEHDRERVRSSKIADLNNSPGREGHAIMGGAFIGEFAEDTPWVHLDIAGTATAKKDGDLGPVGATGVMVRTLTAFVERFE